TTGCGTGTCTCTGGGGTCGCAGTTCTTTACTGTGATTTCGTCAAGGTGTGTATATGGGCCCCCCTGATTCGCATCGACAGTTCCATGAGCGACTTCCTCTTGCTGCGTTTCTCCGTTCATCAATATCTCGTGGGGATTTGTTCCACTGATTACCTCTTCATTTGGTGGGTTCTCACTGAACAGagtatctttttctttttcctttgccaAAGCAGGGTTTAGGTCTCCACATGGGGGATCGACCTGGGGATCTATCTGCCTAAGGTTGTAACTGTATCCACATCCAACTGATGAAGGAACACTTGAACAGATGTTTCTCTGCACCCCTTTGTCCTCCCCTTGCGCAGAACCAATCGTTTTATCGTTACCTTGGGTAGGATCCCCCTCAATTACCTTATCAACCCCCTCGTTTACAACCCCCTCGTTTACAACCCCCCCGTTTACAACCCCCCCGTTTACAACCCCCTCGTTTACAACCCCCTCGTTTACAACCCCCTCGCGTACTTCACCTTGTCCGTTAagattccccccttttttggtgCTATGATCATTATCATTAGGAATACCACCAACGAAGTGATTCTCCTCCTTGTCGCTATATCGACTGGGTAGTACATCTGGAGCATCGTCCACAACAACTGTCTGCTCCTTCCTAGACATGCGTACAGATCTACTTAACTTCCTGTAAAGCCTATACAACCTTCTAATCTTTTTTACGGTTATGGATAGATTGGAATTACACTTGAGAACCAGATTGTAATTTGACCGCAAAAGCATGTGTGCGTTCTGCACGACTTGTATTAGttcgttcttctttttatttttcgttttgtCGATTGAGAGGATGTAATCTAAAGTCTCCGACATGCCCTTGATGATGAATGGGAGGGATGAGTTCGAGCTTTCAAACGGGGGTGCCATGTTTAAGTCGTTTGTTTCCCTCGTGGAGAGGTGCCCAACTGCACCTATTTCACCATCCTTgttgtgcaaaaattttgCCATATCATTCAATTCATCTGTATCCAATTTGGGTTCCCTCATCACACACTGGTCGCTATTTCGCAAGATCTCCTTCGCATTTTCGATCGTCTTCCTGGCGTAGTCCACTTTTAACTCAGCTTTTCCTCTGCATCCAGAATTAGAACTAAGCGCATTGTAACAACCATCATTGGAATGTAATGCATTTGGTATGTGTAACATATAGGAAGTAACTGCGTTGGCAACATCGGGAGGTCCAATTGGCTGCACTTCCTTTAAAGAGTTGTTTCTATCAGGAATGCCTCCTCCTTCTCTGTTTTCCAGCTCCTTTGTTGTCGCCTGGTCCTTCATTGCCGCCGAGCCCTCCATTCCGCCTAGCTTCACATTTGTGTGCACTCCTTGGTTCTTGATATTCTCTCCCCCCAGGGTTGTCACGGGCACACCTCCCTGTACATCACCAAGTACATTGGTATGCACATCACCAAGTACATTGGCATGTACACCACCATCGTTACTGTCGCCTTCCTCGTTCACCCCACGATCGGCCTCTGCACCATCCTCGGGGGCTTCCACAACGCCAATCATTTAGAATGGTATTTATTTCACGcaactccccccccctcagcTACACGCACAGGAAGGAAAGGTACACaggatggagaaaaaataaggtgCTAATAGACGTTCAACTTGGGAGAGCGCCCCCTTTCAGGTTTAATATCCCTCTAGGTAGTGTCCCCTGAGATGTGCGCATATACCTTCTGCACATGTACGTTTAAAATGGAATGTAAAGGGTTACAAAAGTGTCGAACAGCcagttcataatttttttttttttttttttttttttttttttttttttttttttttttttttctttcctttcgaCTTTCTCAAAATGGTGAGGAATATACGGACactaaaaattatttttcctttcctttgttatgtttctttttgtttcgtttatttttcgctttattttcattaataATGCCATTATAAAGGAGGGCCTCATTCGGTTGTGTACGCCTTTTTCACTGGTGCAATTAGTAGAGggtcttcccccccctcccccttttttttttttttttttttttttttttttgtgtgtgtgttggCATACTCCACAATACGACCATTATGTTTTACagtttttttgttcattaatttttttggttcATCCAAGTGGTTAAACAGAGTCATTGTCCGCCTTAGTGGTGTAGACGTTTCCACCTGGATGCGCAGTTTTTCAACGAACTACAAATTCACCAAAGAGCTGGGGATCACAAACACATGTATAcaacacatgtatacatacatatgtatacatacacatgtatacaacACATGTATACAACGCATGTGGGAGTAACGTAACCCCAAGAGGACCACACTGGATAAGGAGTCTATACATTTAACGCGGACGATGCAACACATCATTATTATTTCCgcgtaggaaaaaaatatatttacttaaaaaaaaaaaaaaaaattcacttttGTCAAGGAGACAAACTCCCCGCCGGTGCGCAATTCTATTGAAACCATCACCAGTTGTAGATAGACGTAACGTAAAAACTTTTTTAGCTCAAATAATCCAAGTGATATTTACCATATGGGTGTTCCCTCTTCCCACACAACGCGTTGTTCTTCGCACAAACATAACTCCAATGAAGATACGCTACAAAAACTGCACATGCACTAACATGTACGTACACCTCGCATAACCATGCAGATGCTCAATTTTGTCTATTCACACTATTCTCAGGAGTTTAATGCATCTTCCTAATTTAGTAGACCGCACTGTGTGTCTCTCCCCCAGAGGGGCAGGTTATTCTTCCTGTGTATTCCCATCAGACGGAGGTAAAGACTACGATTCAAGTATTGGTTTATAATTCTTGCCGACCCCAGACAATGGAAAAAGGTTGGtctctccttcttccctccccttCTCCTCAGGGAGTACACATACtttgtttttccattcctCTTAACGATGAAGGGAAGGTAGAAGGTAACTATCTGTCCGGGAGATAATCCTATGTCCTTCTCCCTGAGCGTGAGGTACCCCGTTTTTCCCGAATCATCGAGGGTAATCTTCGCTTCCTTTATCTTTTCGCTATTTCGTACTTTGATACAAatgcttcttcctcccatTTTCTTTCTGGTGGGTGAAATTTTCAACGACCCATCTGTTCCTTCCGTTACTTCTGATTGTCCCTCTTTGGCCACATCCTGTATCTTCTGTCGTAGGTAAGATGGGGGGGAAGAGGCTACCCAACGAAAATCCCCCAACTTGCACCGTACACGAAGATACCGAAATAAGCTACTCCCATAATTACGGCTAAGGTAAATGAAATTCTCCTTCACGTTCCCACTTGCACGTTTGAACATTTTCTTGTAAACGACTGTCCACTGACATGAGGATATATAGTTCTTCTCACAGGTTCGATTTCTCCCTTTCGAATTGTACAGTTCGTGTAAATAATTCGTTATATGCTTCTTCTGTCCAATGGCATACAGGTGGATTCCTTCATTCGTGTCCATCACTGTTCCATCCTCCACATTTATTATGTGATTTTTAAAGCGTAAGTTGAATGAGGGTAGGTGCTTCTCCTGGAAAGCGCGGAATTCCGGTGATCGCACCTGGTCCTTCTCCCACTGTAGACCGCGCGCAGTGTGGTTGAAGGTTGCGAGGGTAGATCTTTCTATTGCGAGATTTGCTTCGACTGGAACACTTTCCTTCTCATGCAGACCCCTTTCCGATTCCCTGTCCCTTCTCTCCCTGCTCATACCTCCACCTCCCAAGTATAGCCCCAGCAGAGAGTGCATGTCCACCCTCCCGTACAGACACAGGCCCCGCGTCTCCCTCTGGTTGTACTTCCCAGCCTCCCGTCTCTCCATGACCATCTTAATGTCACTCTTCCTGTGCAGGCAAAGCGGAAACAGGAATTTAGACAACTGCTCTTCCGATAaggacgataaaaaaaaagtctgaTCTTTCTTCACATCTCTACCCACAACTAATTTGTATCTCTTCCGTGGAGTTCTGCGTGGCATTTTCCCATCAGTGTCATCACCCACGTAAGGGAAATTCCCGCTGAACAGTTTATTCGCGTTCGACACATCATTCGTACTTATCATGGCGTAGTGACCAGTGGACACATAGGAGTAATCCCACCTACCCCCGCGTTCTCTACAcaacttcttcatcttccgcATCAGCAAATTATACTTTACCTTCTCGTTGCACATGATATCAGCGTTAGGAATTTGTCCATCCGCGTAACTACGTAGCATGGGGATAAGCACCTGCTCAGTGTACTCCTCATTAATGTTAACGATGAAGAggttttttctcttggaacaaattttcttcacataTCGGAGGTCGCTCTTACTACACTCTTGGTGTGCAAAGTGTAAGAAAAAGTTGTGAACgtagaattttttcttttccaaaagTCGAAGTGCCATCAGGGAATCTACCCCTCCACTGAGCATGTGTGCCACGCGTGGGTACTGGTGCATGCGCATATTTTTTCGCGCAGGTTGACGGCTCAACGAGCTCTTATTCACCATTTCGTTTGAAACCCCCCTGCAGAGCCTCTCCAGAAATCGCTGAACTCGACTAACCACATGCTCAACGATGCTTTCCCCATTCACGTGGATGGTGTAGAGCCTACTCAACTGATTAACCACTTCTTCAAATCCCATGTTCAGAAAACGTTCCAAGTCGAGGTTATGAAGACCCTTTAGAAGAACCTGCAGGAAGCAGGACAAGACGACATTATCACTGAATCCATCGATGGTGAtagaaaatttcttccttccaagGATACTTCGCCAGTGTGGTCTATCACCAGCATATTCATCTGGCCTGATGGACTTATCATTTATGGGATATCTCGAATGCACTTCGCAtcccccctcctcctctCCTCCTCCACATTCCACTACATCCACAGCAACGTACAAATTTGAGTTGCACCTCTCCACATACCTGTAATAGACTCCCTCCCTCACTTCATTAATGAAGTACTTCCTCCTCTTACAGTCCAATTTTGAGTTATCCCTTAaggtgaattttttcctgtccACTGGTTCTGCAAAGTTGACTTTACAAGCGTTTGTATTTTCCCTCATCAGATGTTTCATCTTATCTTCTCTGTCAATCATTCGTTGCAGTTCTTCACACACATTTCGAATGTATGCTTCATAATGTTCGTTTCGTTTTGTCTCGTCACCACTGCAGTATTCGCTACTTACGGGGCTCACTCCAAATCCATTCAGTTTATTTACGGAGGGGGAGGTTACCCCTTTGGAGAATCTCCTTCGCAGGGCTCCATTCACTATGTAGCATTTCGGGGCTCTCCATTTGGGTGTACATTCTGCATGCACGTTTGGAACCTCCCCAGGACGGAGAGTTCTTCCACCACGTTCCACTCGTTCCGACCTGAGCACTTGCGTAACCAGGATGGAGTGTAAGAGCAGGCGAAGGTTCATCAAGCGATGTAAATTGTAATAAACTGTGAGGAGTGTTGAAAGAGTAAGGAGAGGATTGACAACCATTAAACGAAGTTGTTAGGGAAGCCCCTTTGTTCTGTGCCCAGATGGTCTCTGCGCACTTTTCCAGTAGATGCGAAGATAGATATACACTAATGGTACTTCTTCACCCTACAATACTTTGCTACCGGGACAACTAAGGAGAAGCCCAGTTTCTTTTCTCCACCCCCCTCCACTCCTCTCCAAGATGGTCTGCATTATCCTAACGCCCAATTGTTCCTCGCGCTAAAGGGAGAATCAACAAGAACGAATGAAAAGATAAGGGAGTGGATCATAGGAGAGTGCCTACAAATACGTAACAACCGATGGAGTACCCGCGTGTGTATTGCCACGAGGTATGTCCATctaaaacaaaagaaagggCTCCTCCATCCACCCCCAACTCCCTACTTGCGCTGCAAAGTTAGTTAAATGTTACCTGTACAACCTGCACTTgttcattccattttcataTGAGTTCTATTGATCCATTGAGGAATGACGCTTTGACACGACACCAACAGGCGGTGAACTAATTAAATGTGACAGCCTCCGCGTATAAATGAGAGGAACAtacaaagggagaaaaataattcctttGGGTGTTCACTCCATTAATCCATATTCCCTCTTCGAGCCAGAACATCACTTGTGCATGAAGGCCCACCTGAGAAGAATACATACTTGCAGCATATGGCACAGTATGAATTCCCCTAACGTACCAAGCACCATCAccccaagggggggaaagcgTGATTTTATTCGATGCACTTTGACATTTTGACAATACCTCTCAACATCATTTCTTCACGATGTAAATTATTCACTTCTCCACATAGTCACGTTTTaccagctagccatttttttttttttttttttttttttttttttttttttttggctacctggtccattttttgttccctTCTCAAATGATGAACAAACCATTTTGTGGAATCCCAGCAACGCATCCACTTCGGACACGTTTAAGGCGGAGAAATTACGCATAGGTTGTCAACGGGTACACGTACGTTTGTACTGCTCGTCGGTGGGGATCTACAGCACATAGTGAAGAAGCTAACATAGGGGAATCCCCCTATCTGGGTGATATCTCCCACAGATAGCCGCATTGAAGCAGTGACCAATCTACTTAACAAATgaatacttaaaaaaaaaaaaaaaaaaaagttagtTCAAGGGAGTAGCGCAAATCAGGGTGGATGCACACACAGGGTGAGTGCGAAGCAAAAGGGAAGGCCAAGAGGTGCGGGCGGACACATGATGGATAATAGCCACCGCGCacgggaagagaaaaacaaaaatacgaacaaaaatttacataaatATGGAGTTGGACGAAAGATCAACTCCTGCCTATCCACATGAAagattaataaaataatatactAAGGTGTGTGGGTGTGTGTGGATGGGGGGGATAGTCCAACGGATTGGACCTTCTCCATCCTGCGTACATAAAATGGTAACTATATATTACTCATAATaagagtgtaaaaaaaaaaaaaaaaaaaaatgaaaaacggaaaatttcttttatcTATATCCTATCTacatgggggaaaaaaaaaaattatgtttgACTTCTTCTGCTCTCCTAAAACTTAATCCCTTTGGTGGCGCCAGATAGCACGCATCAGCAGATACATAAGTGGTGAAGGAGCAAACGACTGTCGCACTGGAAACTGGGCGCGAGTGGGTTGGGTGTACCCACTACTGCCCCTAGTACATCGATACCACCCCGTTCGCAGTTTAGCCCATTCGTCGTGGAGCCAGTTGCTGGTGAGGCTTCTCCATTAACCAAAACAACTCTCACAACTGTACTCCAAGTAGAGGTAGCCATCTTCGTCCTTGTACATTTCATAAAGTTCCTGCATTAGTAACCCCGTTTTGGGAATTACGTTGTTCACAAAGAGGTAGATGGTTTTCTCCCTAAATAGCTTCATGCTATTTCCATAGGCACTTTGGTTTATGTGTTGGTGAAGGATAAACTTGAATTCTCCAACGAGCATGTTCATGGGGACTAgaaacttcttcttttcaatttccgGGAGGTTGGATCGGTTGGCCTTTTCGCACACCACGGGGATTCTGTTCGGGTACTTGGCTCTGATTTTGTGCGTCTCGGCGACTCGGCTTTCGAAGGgcacttcttccttcaggGACGGCATGGCGACGATGGGCGGAGATGAAACAGGTGCCAACAGTACGAGCAAGCTACGCCGAAGATGTCAAGGCGTGGTGACCGATACCCCCCACCACTCGGCGTTGCGTGCCAAGTGCAACCGTCAGGTGGGTAACCACTTGTCTAggtaattccttttttacacgCTGTACACATCTAACACTTTCCTCCACTGCTCCAGCTGCGCCCGTCGCTACCCCTTCACGTTGTCGGAGCCACCTGCAGTCACTTCCGCGCGGAGAGGACGCCAAATCATGTAGCTCTGCGTCCTTAACCTACACATGCGTAATGCTAACAGGGGTGTACTTCGTTGTGGATTCCTCCTTCGTCGTTGATGCTTATTTTTGTTGTGGTTCGTTCCACTCGGTCGCCCACGCCTATTCGACCGAGACCGTCTTCCCAGAAAGGCCCTCTGAACGGTAGATAGAGTTGGCCGTAAAATTTGGCCGTGCTTTCGAAGATGACGCTTcttgagga
Above is a window of Plasmodium knowlesi strain H genome assembly, chromosome: 6 DNA encoding:
- a CDS encoding tRNA methyltransferase, putative, with protein sequence MNLRLLLHSILVTQVLRSERVERGGRTLRPGEVPNVHAECTPKWRAPKCYIVNGALRRRFSKGVTSPSVNKLNGFGVSPVSSEYCSGDETKRNEHYEAYIRNVCEELQRMIDREDKMKHLMRENTNACKVNFAEPVDRKKFTLRDNSKLDCKRRKYFINEVREGVYYRYVERCNSNLYVAVDVVECGGGEEEGGCEVHSRYPINDKSIRPDEYAGDRPHWRSILGRKKFSITIDGFSDNVVLSCFLQVLLKGLHNLDLERFLNMGFEEVVNQLSRLYTIHVNGESIVEHVVSRVQRFLERLCRGVSNEMVNKSSLSRQPARKNMRMHQYPRVAHMLSGGVDSLMALRLLEKKKFYVHNFFLHFAHQECSKSDLRYVKKICSKRKNLFIVNINEEYTEQVLIPMLRSYADGQIPNADIMCNEKVKYNLLMRKMKKLCRERGGRWDYSYVSTGHYAMISTNDVSNANKLFSGNFPYVGDDTDGKMPRRTPRKRYKLVVGRDVKKDQTFFLSSLSEEQLSKFLFPLCLHRKSDIKMVMERREAGKYNQRETRGLCLYGRVDMHSLLGLYLGGGGMSRERRDRESERGLHEKESVPVEANLAIERSTLATFNHTARGLQWEKDQVRSPEFRAFQEKHLPSFNLRFKNHIINVEDGTVMDTNEGIHLYAIGQKKHITNYLHELYNSKGRNRTCEKNYISSCQWTVVYKKMFKRASGNVKENFIYLSRNYGSSLFRYLRVRCKLGDFRWVASSPPSYLRQKIQDVAKEGQSEVTEGTDGSLKISPTRKKMGGRSICIKVRNSEKIKEAKITLDDSGKTGYLTLREKDIGLSPGQIVTFYLPFIVKRNGKTKYVYSLRRRGGKKERPTFFHCLGSARIINQYLNRSLYLRLMGIHRKNNLPLWGRDTQCGLLN
- a CDS encoding autophagy-related protein 8, putative, with translation MPSLKEEVPFESRVAETHKIRAKYPNRIPVVCEKANRSNLPEIEKKKFLVPMNMLVGEFKFILHQHINQSAYGNSMKLFREKTIYLFVNNVIPKTGLLMQELYEMYKDEDGYLYLEYSCESCFG